In Actinoplanes derwentensis, the following proteins share a genomic window:
- a CDS encoding vWA domain-containing protein — protein sequence MSRNRKKEVADPNTLAFQEAWRDLASHPLFMPMTERAMQRPKAAAEIVDRPLPALARVTVDGRITVSRLRRLEPDEWRWVLAHCLLHLGFGHLEPDGEPDEAYFAASCLAVARFQRAVKLGREPDAYPDLLPSADETDLAARWRRQGVPADLPVRPDLDLEPVRCRPGQEPAWPERFARGLSAAAVAGVEVAGGARESVTGAAPVRKPWDRAMSWFIGSYPLLGGLAAGFKVVADGTLAQTWDIAIAAVSAEAGEIYVNPWRSLREDEWRFVLAHEMLHVALRHADRAGSRDPYLWNVACDYVINGWLVEMGVGLLPDGTLHDPELAGSSAEEVYDRIAGDLRRMRKLSTLRGQGAGDMLGEALPWAGRRSGGVDLDEYCRRSLLTGFAYHQSSGRGLLPSGLVAEIRVLEQPPLPWDVRLARWFDEHVPMTEPVRSYARPSRRQAATPDIPRPGRYRPEEAIPRSTFGVVVDTSGSMNHELMGKALGAIASYATAREVPAARVVFCDAAAYDAGYLPVSDIAGRVRVRGRGGTVLQPGIDLLERAPDFPAGGPILVITDGWCDVLRIRRTHAYLMPRGARLPFTPRGAVFSLR from the coding sequence GTGAGCCGGAACCGTAAGAAGGAGGTCGCCGACCCGAACACGCTCGCCTTCCAGGAGGCGTGGCGTGATCTGGCCTCGCACCCGCTGTTCATGCCGATGACCGAGCGGGCCATGCAGCGCCCGAAGGCGGCCGCCGAGATCGTGGACCGGCCACTGCCCGCCCTGGCCCGGGTGACGGTCGACGGCCGGATCACGGTGAGCCGTCTCCGGCGGCTGGAACCGGACGAGTGGCGCTGGGTGCTGGCGCACTGCCTGCTGCACCTCGGGTTCGGGCACCTGGAGCCGGACGGCGAGCCGGACGAGGCCTACTTCGCGGCGTCCTGCCTGGCGGTGGCCCGGTTCCAGCGCGCGGTGAAACTGGGCCGTGAGCCGGACGCGTACCCGGACCTGCTGCCCTCGGCCGACGAGACGGATCTGGCCGCCCGCTGGCGCCGCCAGGGTGTGCCGGCCGACCTGCCGGTCCGGCCCGACCTGGACCTGGAACCGGTCCGGTGTCGTCCCGGACAGGAACCGGCCTGGCCGGAGCGCTTCGCCCGGGGCCTGTCGGCGGCCGCGGTCGCCGGGGTCGAGGTGGCCGGTGGCGCCCGCGAGTCGGTGACCGGCGCGGCGCCGGTACGCAAGCCGTGGGATCGGGCGATGAGCTGGTTCATCGGGTCGTACCCGCTGCTCGGTGGTTTGGCCGCCGGGTTCAAGGTGGTCGCGGACGGCACGCTGGCCCAGACCTGGGACATCGCGATCGCGGCGGTGTCGGCGGAGGCCGGCGAGATCTACGTGAACCCGTGGCGGTCGCTGCGCGAGGACGAGTGGCGGTTCGTGCTGGCGCACGAGATGTTGCACGTCGCGCTGCGGCACGCGGACCGGGCCGGTTCCCGGGACCCGTACCTGTGGAACGTCGCCTGCGACTACGTGATCAACGGCTGGCTGGTGGAGATGGGGGTCGGGCTGCTGCCGGACGGCACGCTGCACGATCCGGAGCTGGCCGGGTCGTCGGCCGAGGAGGTCTACGACCGGATCGCCGGTGACCTGCGCCGGATGCGCAAGCTGTCCACGCTGCGCGGCCAGGGTGCCGGTGACATGCTCGGCGAGGCGCTGCCGTGGGCCGGGCGGCGGAGCGGCGGGGTCGACCTGGACGAGTACTGCCGCCGGTCCCTGCTGACCGGTTTCGCCTATCACCAGAGCAGTGGACGGGGTCTGCTGCCGTCCGGGCTGGTCGCCGAGATCCGGGTGCTGGAACAGCCGCCGCTGCCGTGGGACGTGCGGCTGGCCCGCTGGTTCGACGAGCACGTGCCGATGACCGAGCCGGTCCGGTCGTACGCCCGGCCGTCGCGCCGTCAGGCCGCCACCCCGGACATCCCGCGGCCCGGCCGGTACCGCCCCGAGGAGGCGATCCCGCGCAGCACCTTCGGCGTGGTGGTGGACACCTCGGGGTCGATGAACCACGAACTGATGGGCAAGGCCCTCGGAGCGATCGCGTCGTACGCGACGGCCCGGGAGGTGCCGGCCGCACGGGTGGTGTTCTGCGACGCCGCCGCCTATGACGCGGGTTACCTGCCGGTCAGTGACATCGCCGGCCGGGTGCGGGTGCGCGGCCGGGGCGGCACGGTCCTGCAGCCCGGCATCGACCTGCTGGAACGCGCACCGGACTTCCCGGCGGGCGGGCCGATCCTGGTGATCACCGACGGCTGGTGCGACGTGCTGCGGATCCGCCGTACCCACGCCTATCTGATGCCGCGCGGCGCCCGCCTGCCGTTCACGCCGCGCGGCGCGGTCTTCAGTCTGCGCTGA
- a CDS encoding NYN domain-containing protein, producing MARVRAALYLDFDNVFSALIRQDPDVAIQFAEEPGAWLSRLSTSLTVDGPRRWLILRCYMNPGGWVPHPDPSSGQQRLYYSRFRPYFVNAGFEVIDCPRLTHTKNAADIRMVVDAVDALADPVTHEEFVIASGDSDMTPLLVRLRRADRRTTIVSPADAALAFTSVADRLIVSQELLELVQGEPVESEEDQVVVTPPGEPRTEASYDQFRDLVTWRFTAAPSPLNLASLAHDLRRQLGSGVDESNWFGFGGFVRALESLRLPYAKFSNHFVWDDSRHGPPEATGTTGPAPEAIVRLSAPLGLPRLPREMWPPVYRALADYAASHHFNLTEATRWARDKLAEEGVDVSRSAIAFVTRGTAFGGAPLYRQPSPDAEEIAAAFADNVLNRADAAAIALTDDECAEVRFWLGADDPKG from the coding sequence ATGGCTCGTGTACGCGCCGCACTGTACCTGGACTTCGACAACGTGTTCAGTGCGTTGATCAGGCAGGACCCGGATGTGGCCATCCAGTTCGCCGAGGAACCGGGAGCCTGGCTGTCCCGGTTGAGCACGTCGCTGACCGTGGACGGTCCGCGCCGGTGGCTCATCCTGCGCTGCTACATGAATCCGGGTGGCTGGGTGCCGCATCCGGATCCGTCGAGCGGCCAGCAGCGGCTGTACTACTCCCGTTTCCGGCCGTACTTCGTGAACGCCGGTTTCGAGGTGATCGACTGCCCGCGGCTGACCCATACGAAGAACGCCGCGGACATCCGGATGGTGGTGGACGCGGTCGACGCGCTCGCCGATCCGGTGACGCACGAGGAGTTCGTGATCGCCTCCGGCGACTCGGACATGACCCCCTTGCTGGTACGTCTGCGGCGTGCCGACCGCCGCACCACGATCGTCTCCCCGGCCGACGCGGCTCTCGCGTTCACCTCGGTCGCCGACCGGCTCATCGTCAGCCAGGAGCTGCTCGAGCTGGTGCAGGGCGAGCCGGTGGAGAGCGAGGAGGACCAGGTCGTCGTCACGCCGCCGGGCGAACCCCGGACCGAGGCGTCGTACGACCAGTTCCGTGATCTGGTGACGTGGCGGTTCACCGCCGCGCCCAGCCCGCTGAACCTGGCGTCGCTGGCCCACGATCTGCGGCGTCAGCTCGGCAGCGGGGTGGACGAGTCGAACTGGTTCGGTTTCGGTGGTTTCGTGCGCGCGCTGGAGAGCCTTCGCCTGCCGTACGCCAAGTTCTCGAATCATTTCGTCTGGGACGACAGCCGCCATGGCCCGCCGGAGGCGACCGGCACCACCGGTCCGGCCCCGGAGGCGATCGTGCGGCTCAGTGCACCGCTGGGCCTGCCGCGGCTGCCGCGGGAGATGTGGCCGCCGGTCTACCGGGCGCTCGCCGACTATGCCGCGTCGCACCACTTCAACCTGACCGAGGCGACCCGCTGGGCGCGGGACAAGCTGGCCGAGGAGGGCGTGGACGTGAGCCGTTCGGCGATCGCGTTCGTCACCCGCGGCACGGCGTTCGGTGGGGCCCCGCTGTACCGGCAGCCGTCGCCGGACGCCGAGGAGATCGCCGCCGCGTTCGCCGACAACGTGCTGAACCGGGCGGACGCCGCAGCGATCGCCCTCACCGACGACGAGTGTGCCGAGGTGCGGTTCTGGCTGGGCGCGGACGACCCGAAGGGCTAG
- a CDS encoding TetR/AcrR family transcriptional regulator, protein MQRRERSRLPAAERRRQILEMTTKLIAERGFWGLSMQDVADGCGLTVPGMLHHVGSKDSLLVAVLEYRDEQDAQSLADKLGRPVQQLWSDGRISLAEVCTAVVARNAEQPEIVRLFAVLEAESLAPGHPAHAYFRVRQSNTLSQFAGLADPAVADPRELAAQVVAMMDGLQIQWLREPETVDLVRAWESAAARLFG, encoded by the coding sequence GTGCAGAGACGTGAAAGATCCCGGCTGCCGGCCGCCGAGAGGCGCCGGCAGATCCTCGAGATGACCACGAAGCTGATCGCCGAACGTGGCTTCTGGGGGCTGTCGATGCAGGACGTGGCGGACGGCTGCGGACTCACCGTGCCGGGCATGCTGCACCACGTCGGCTCGAAGGACAGCCTGTTGGTGGCGGTCCTGGAATACCGCGACGAACAGGACGCGCAGTCCCTCGCCGACAAGCTGGGCCGGCCGGTGCAGCAACTGTGGAGCGACGGGCGGATCAGCCTCGCCGAAGTCTGCACCGCCGTCGTCGCGCGCAACGCCGAACAGCCGGAGATCGTCCGGCTGTTCGCCGTGCTGGAGGCGGAATCACTGGCCCCCGGACACCCGGCACACGCCTACTTCCGGGTGCGGCAGAGCAACACACTGAGCCAGTTCGCCGGGCTCGCCGACCCGGCGGTGGCCGACCCGCGCGAACTGGCCGCACAGGTCGTCGCGATGATGGACGGCCTGCAGATCCAATGGCTGCGCGAACCCGAGACGGTCGACCTGGTCCGGGCCTGGGAGTCAGCCGCCGCGCGACTGTTCGGCTAG
- a CDS encoding glycoside hydrolase family 3 C-terminal domain-containing protein: MALDTSQQAAITSGSDMWHTEAVESAGLPAVIVTDGPHGVRMQAEGDDLLAGVPATCFPPAVASASTWDPELLHRMGEALGDECRAQDVAVLLGPGVNLKRSPLGGRNFEYFSEDPILTGRLATEWVRGLQSKGVGASLKHFAVNSQETDRMRISADIDERTLREVYLRAFHKVVTRAQPWTVMCAYNKINGVYASEHHWLLTDVLRGEWGFEGLVVSDWGAVVDRVKAIAAGLDLTMPGPDLAGDQALVAAVSSGALDPALLATSAERVRRMIAKTGDRPAGTYDADAHHALAREIAGRAIVLLKNDGDLLPLTPGTEKVAVLGEFAWTPRYQGGGSSQITPTRLDDALTAIRATGAEVSFAAGYTVEGDSDEALLAEAAAVAREADVAIVFAGSVHETEGADRESIDLPAVQIALIERVAAANPKTVVVLSNGAVLATKPWDEKVPALVEGWLLGQAGGSAVADVLFGRVNPSGRLAETIPVKLADHPSYLDFPGEHGHVRYGEGLHVGYRGFDARGTAVAYPFGFGLSYTTFGYGAARATASPAGVEVRVPVTNTGSWDGREVVQVYVSRPGSAVRRAPRELKAFASVPITAGDTTEVTVTVEREDLAYWDTRLGRWIVEDGEYTIEVGASSRDIRATVTVHVAGDPARVPLTAESSIGEWFADPRGAEVLTAAFAAGSADGPMSAMVETPEMLMMLGSLPLSRMSAFPGSPIDAGDLDKLVEAAN, from the coding sequence ATGGCACTCGACACCTCACAGCAAGCGGCGATCACCTCCGGCAGCGACATGTGGCACACCGAGGCCGTCGAGTCCGCGGGCCTGCCCGCCGTCATCGTCACCGACGGCCCGCACGGCGTGCGCATGCAGGCCGAGGGCGACGATCTGCTGGCCGGCGTCCCGGCCACCTGCTTCCCGCCGGCCGTGGCGAGCGCCTCCACCTGGGACCCGGAGCTGCTGCACCGGATGGGCGAGGCGCTCGGTGACGAGTGCCGCGCGCAGGACGTGGCGGTGCTGCTCGGCCCGGGGGTCAACCTCAAGCGCAGCCCGCTCGGCGGCCGCAACTTCGAGTACTTCTCCGAGGACCCGATCCTGACCGGCCGGCTCGCCACCGAGTGGGTCCGTGGCCTGCAGAGCAAGGGTGTCGGCGCGTCCCTGAAGCACTTCGCGGTCAACAGCCAGGAGACCGACCGGATGCGGATCAGCGCCGACATCGACGAGCGCACGCTCCGCGAGGTCTACCTGCGCGCGTTCCACAAGGTGGTCACCCGGGCCCAGCCGTGGACCGTGATGTGCGCCTACAACAAGATCAACGGGGTGTACGCCAGCGAGCACCACTGGCTGCTCACCGACGTGCTGCGCGGCGAGTGGGGCTTCGAGGGCCTGGTCGTCTCCGACTGGGGTGCCGTCGTCGACCGGGTGAAGGCGATCGCGGCCGGTCTCGACCTGACCATGCCCGGCCCGGACCTCGCCGGTGACCAGGCGCTGGTGGCGGCGGTCTCCTCCGGTGCCCTCGACCCCGCTCTGCTCGCCACGAGCGCGGAACGCGTACGCCGCATGATCGCCAAGACCGGGGACCGGCCGGCCGGGACCTATGACGCCGACGCCCACCACGCGCTCGCCCGGGAGATCGCCGGACGGGCGATCGTCCTGCTGAAGAACGACGGTGACCTGCTGCCGCTCACCCCCGGCACCGAGAAGGTCGCGGTGCTCGGCGAGTTCGCGTGGACCCCGCGTTACCAGGGTGGCGGCAGCTCGCAGATCACCCCGACCAGGCTCGACGACGCGCTGACGGCGATCCGGGCGACCGGCGCCGAGGTGAGCTTCGCGGCCGGTTACACCGTCGAGGGCGACTCCGACGAGGCTCTGCTGGCCGAGGCCGCGGCGGTGGCCCGGGAGGCGGACGTGGCGATCGTGTTCGCCGGCAGTGTGCACGAGACCGAGGGCGCCGACCGGGAGTCGATCGACCTGCCGGCCGTTCAGATCGCGCTGATCGAGCGGGTCGCCGCCGCCAACCCGAAGACGGTCGTGGTGCTCTCCAACGGCGCGGTCCTCGCCACCAAGCCGTGGGACGAGAAGGTTCCGGCGCTGGTCGAGGGCTGGCTGCTCGGGCAGGCCGGTGGCAGCGCCGTCGCCGACGTGCTGTTCGGCCGGGTCAACCCGTCCGGGCGGCTCGCCGAGACCATCCCGGTCAAGCTCGCCGATCACCCGTCCTACCTGGACTTCCCCGGCGAGCACGGCCACGTCCGGTACGGCGAGGGCCTGCACGTCGGCTACCGCGGTTTCGACGCGCGTGGGACCGCGGTGGCGTACCCGTTCGGTTTCGGCCTGTCGTACACCACGTTCGGTTACGGCGCGGCACGCGCGACGGCGTCCCCGGCCGGAGTCGAGGTGCGGGTCCCGGTGACCAACACCGGTTCCTGGGACGGCCGTGAGGTGGTGCAGGTCTATGTGAGCCGGCCCGGTTCGGCGGTGCGGCGGGCCCCGCGGGAGCTGAAGGCGTTCGCCAGCGTGCCGATCACGGCCGGTGACACCACCGAGGTGACAGTGACCGTCGAGCGCGAGGACCTGGCGTACTGGGACACCCGGCTCGGCAGGTGGATCGTCGAGGACGGTGAGTACACGATCGAGGTCGGCGCGTCGTCCCGCGACATCCGGGCCACGGTGACCGTGCACGTCGCCGGTGACCCGGCCCGGGTGCCGCTGACCGCCGAGTCCAGCATCGGCGAGTGGTTCGCGGACCCGCGCGGCGCCGAGGTCCTGACGGCCGCGTTCGCCGCGGGATCCGCCGACGGCCCGATGTCGGCGATGGTCGAGACCCCGGAGATGCTGATGATGCTCGGCAGCCTGCCGCTGAGCCGGATGTCGGCGTTCCCGGGCAGCCCGATCGACGCCGGCGACCTGGACAAGCTGGTCGAAGCCGCGAACTGA
- a CDS encoding response regulator — protein MTTVLVADDDADIRDLVAFKLEQAGLEVLAVGDGQTAIETARLRLPTLAVLDVSMPGLSGIDVCRMLRSDPSTAGMLIIMLTARVQEQDVEGGFSAGADDYVTKPFSPRELVSRIQALLTRART, from the coding sequence GTGACGACCGTCCTGGTGGCTGACGACGACGCCGACATTCGAGACCTGGTGGCCTTCAAGCTGGAGCAGGCCGGTCTCGAAGTGCTGGCGGTCGGCGACGGTCAGACCGCGATCGAGACGGCACGGCTCCGCCTGCCCACGCTGGCCGTCCTGGACGTCTCGATGCCGGGTCTGTCGGGAATCGACGTGTGCCGGATGTTGCGTTCCGACCCGAGCACGGCCGGCATGCTGATCATCATGCTGACCGCGCGGGTGCAGGAACAGGACGTCGAGGGCGGGTTCAGTGCCGGCGCCGACGACTACGTGACCAAGCCGTTCAGCCCGCGTGAGCTGGTGTCCCGCATTCAGGCACTGCTCACCCGGGCCAGAACCTGA
- a CDS encoding anthranilate synthase family protein, whose amino-acid sequence MPFALLHRAGTDHVEVLTGDVITVARLDDIPLQPGTPVLAVIPYRQITERGFDCVDDGAPLECLLVRSISREPRDAFPPGELTLRDGGFDLSDDEYGAVVEDVLRDEIGHGAGANFVIHRTYRATVDGDPLTAARAAFGRLLTGEQGTYWTFLVDTGNRILVGATPERHVSVQDGITMMNPISGTFRNGSGDLLDFHAFLRDPKEIEELYMVLDEELKMMAVIAEHGGQVAGPYLKEMAHLTHTEYLLAGRGSLDVREVLRETMFAPTVTGSPIENACRVIARHERRGRRYYAGVLALLDHDADGRQTLDAPILIRTAEITPDGYLRVPVGATLVRHSTAAGEIAETHTKAAGVLSALGAVASRPAAVRGTALTPEVQSLLSARNDDLARFWLDSRSPGALTVPALAGKHALIVDAEDTFTAMLAHQLKALGLSVTTVAWSAESLPEADLTVFGPGPGNPSDRTDPKMARLHTLVEAALDAGRPLFAVCLGQQILASVLGLALVRRDSPYQGLAREVNLFGTVRRVGFYSSFSATATTPAVDTPHGPAEVAVDPADHTVHALRGRGFAGVQFHPESVLSRDGVDVLRELLPPLLSGVVSPAISG is encoded by the coding sequence ATGCCATTCGCCCTGCTGCACCGTGCCGGCACCGACCACGTCGAAGTACTCACCGGCGACGTCATCACCGTCGCCCGACTCGACGACATCCCGCTCCAGCCGGGCACTCCGGTGCTCGCCGTCATCCCGTACCGGCAGATCACCGAACGCGGCTTCGACTGCGTCGACGACGGGGCGCCGCTGGAATGCCTGCTGGTCCGGTCGATCAGCCGGGAACCCCGGGACGCCTTCCCGCCCGGTGAGCTGACCCTGCGCGACGGCGGTTTCGACCTGTCCGACGACGAGTACGGCGCCGTGGTCGAGGATGTGCTCCGCGACGAGATCGGCCACGGGGCCGGCGCCAACTTCGTCATCCACCGCACCTACCGGGCCACCGTCGACGGTGATCCGCTGACCGCCGCCCGCGCCGCGTTCGGGCGGCTGCTCACCGGCGAACAGGGCACCTACTGGACGTTCCTGGTCGACACCGGCAACCGGATCCTGGTCGGTGCCACCCCGGAACGGCACGTCAGCGTGCAGGACGGGATCACCATGATGAACCCGATCAGCGGCACGTTCCGCAACGGCTCCGGCGATCTCCTGGACTTCCACGCCTTTCTGCGCGATCCCAAGGAGATCGAAGAGCTGTACATGGTGCTCGACGAGGAACTCAAGATGATGGCCGTCATCGCCGAACACGGTGGTCAGGTCGCCGGGCCGTACCTGAAGGAGATGGCCCACCTCACCCACACCGAATACCTGCTCGCCGGGCGTGGTTCGCTCGACGTGCGGGAGGTGCTGCGGGAGACCATGTTCGCGCCCACCGTCACCGGCAGCCCGATCGAGAACGCCTGCCGGGTCATCGCCCGCCACGAGCGCCGGGGCCGCCGCTACTACGCCGGCGTCCTCGCCCTGCTCGATCACGACGCCGACGGCCGGCAGACCCTGGACGCGCCGATCCTGATCCGCACCGCCGAGATCACCCCCGACGGCTACCTGCGCGTTCCGGTCGGGGCCACCCTGGTCCGGCACTCCACGGCGGCGGGCGAGATCGCCGAGACCCACACCAAGGCGGCCGGCGTGCTGTCCGCGCTGGGCGCGGTTGCTTCCAGACCAGCGGCGGTACGGGGGACCGCGCTCACCCCCGAGGTGCAGTCCCTGCTGTCGGCCCGCAACGACGACCTGGCCCGGTTCTGGCTCGACTCCCGCTCCCCCGGAGCCCTGACGGTCCCCGCCCTGGCCGGGAAGCATGCCCTGATCGTGGACGCCGAGGACACCTTCACCGCGATGCTGGCCCACCAGCTCAAAGCCCTGGGCCTGTCGGTGACCACCGTCGCGTGGTCCGCGGAGTCGCTGCCGGAGGCTGACCTGACCGTCTTCGGGCCGGGTCCCGGCAACCCGTCGGATCGCACCGACCCGAAGATGGCACGCCTGCACACCCTGGTCGAAGCCGCTCTCGACGCGGGCCGGCCGCTGTTCGCCGTCTGCCTCGGCCAGCAGATCCTGGCCTCGGTGCTGGGTTTGGCGCTGGTCCGGCGAGACTCCCCGTACCAGGGCCTGGCCCGCGAGGTGAACCTGTTCGGCACCGTCCGCCGGGTCGGTTTCTACTCCAGTTTCTCCGCGACCGCCACGACCCCGGCGGTGGACACCCCGCACGGCCCGGCCGAGGTGGCCGTGGACCCCGCCGACCACACCGTCCACGCCCTGCGGGGACGGGGTTTCGCCGGCGTGCAGTTCCACCCCGAGTCGGTGCTGAGCCGCGACGGCGTGGACGTCCTCCGTGAACTTCTGCCACCTTTACTGTCCGGCGTGGTTAGCCCGGCGATCAGCGGGTAG
- a CDS encoding GAF and ANTAR domain-containing protein — protein sequence MTTVSAERLATIFVEVADTLVDDFDLLDFLHMLSERAAALVDAAAVGLMMADQRGRMEFMAGSDENVRLIELFQMQNLEGPCLDAFRSGVPVINVDLRAAGDRWPRFAPQATAAGFRSVHAFPMRLRDHVIGALNVFGHGNGELARSEVPIMQALADVATIALLQERAIRRGEELTEQLQGALNSRIVIEQAKGAIAQARRISVDEGFEVMRSFARARNRRLSDVAHMIVDDPSIIREFPQP from the coding sequence ATGACCACCGTTTCGGCCGAGCGCCTGGCGACGATCTTCGTGGAGGTCGCCGACACGCTCGTCGACGACTTCGATCTGCTCGACTTCCTGCACATGCTCTCCGAACGGGCGGCCGCTCTGGTGGACGCCGCGGCGGTCGGGCTGATGATGGCCGACCAGCGCGGCCGGATGGAGTTCATGGCCGGCTCCGACGAGAACGTGCGCCTGATCGAACTGTTCCAGATGCAGAACCTCGAAGGTCCCTGCCTGGACGCCTTCCGCAGCGGGGTGCCGGTGATCAACGTGGACCTGCGGGCCGCCGGTGACCGCTGGCCCCGCTTCGCGCCGCAGGCGACCGCGGCCGGGTTCCGGTCGGTGCACGCGTTCCCGATGCGCCTGCGGGATCACGTGATCGGCGCCCTGAACGTGTTCGGCCACGGTAACGGTGAACTCGCCCGCAGCGAGGTGCCGATCATGCAGGCGCTGGCGGACGTGGCGACGATCGCCCTGCTCCAGGAACGCGCGATCCGTCGTGGTGAGGAACTCACCGAGCAGTTGCAGGGCGCCCTCAACAGCCGGATCGTCATCGAGCAGGCCAAGGGCGCGATCGCCCAGGCCCGGCGGATCAGTGTCGACGAGGGGTTCGAGGTGATGCGCTCGTTCGCGCGGGCCCGGAACCGGCGGCTCAGCGACGTCGCGCACATGATCGTCGACGATCCGAGCATCATCCGGGAGTTCCCTCAGCCCTGA
- a CDS encoding GAF and ANTAR domain-containing protein, which yields MLTTARGPVVAVLGGDATGRAAAIRRLVADGPAASAGAVTFLTHLCRVAARELPATGVGISLMAEKGVRGLCVASDDLGERLEELQFVLGEGPCIDAYATRRPVLCGDLAGQDPNRWPVYTPMVREAGIHAVFAFPLQIGAARLGTMDVLRDRAGPLRAGEIETALLIADISVDVLLAGQEDDSGDGSGLVGDVGNRAQLFQAQGMVMVQLGVPLHEALTRMRAYAYANDRRLADVARDVVDRALRFDSDTP from the coding sequence GTGCTGACGACAGCGAGAGGGCCGGTGGTCGCGGTGCTGGGTGGCGATGCCACCGGCCGGGCAGCTGCCATTCGCCGCCTCGTCGCGGACGGCCCGGCGGCCTCGGCCGGAGCCGTGACCTTCCTGACCCATCTGTGCCGGGTGGCAGCCCGCGAGCTGCCGGCCACCGGTGTGGGGATCAGCCTGATGGCCGAGAAAGGCGTGCGCGGCCTCTGTGTCGCGTCCGACGATCTCGGTGAGCGTCTCGAGGAACTCCAGTTCGTGCTGGGTGAGGGCCCGTGCATCGACGCGTACGCCACCCGGCGCCCGGTGCTCTGCGGCGATCTGGCCGGGCAGGACCCGAACCGCTGGCCGGTCTACACCCCGATGGTCCGGGAAGCCGGCATCCACGCGGTGTTCGCCTTCCCGCTTCAGATCGGGGCCGCCCGCCTCGGCACCATGGACGTCCTGCGCGATCGCGCCGGGCCGCTCCGCGCCGGGGAGATCGAGACCGCCCTCCTGATCGCAGACATCAGCGTCGATGTCCTGCTCGCCGGCCAGGAAGACGACTCCGGGGACGGCTCCGGGCTTGTCGGGGACGTCGGCAATCGCGCACAGTTGTTCCAGGCGCAGGGAATGGTCATGGTCCAGCTAGGGGTGCCGCTTCACGAGGCGCTGACCCGGATGCGCGCGTACGCGTACGCCAACGACCGCCGCCTCGCCGATGTCGCCCGTGACGTGGTGGACCGGGCCCTTCGATTCGACAGTGACACACCGTGA
- a CDS encoding sigma-70 family RNA polymerase sigma factor has protein sequence MRWFSRRCSGPSEPERPGRLEILMPLISRGDRDAFAELFDATFAETRAELACRFSDPREVSRVCGSVYVEVWWLAGCWTGHDGDVRAWIGEILRRRADDRALPPRPTRSRLLSSQERELADLLGRAPEQISGNARTDRYQPTAGDNDIRE, from the coding sequence ATGCGATGGTTCAGTCGCCGTTGTTCGGGTCCGAGCGAACCGGAGCGCCCGGGACGCCTCGAGATCCTGATGCCGTTGATCTCCCGGGGCGACCGGGACGCGTTCGCCGAACTGTTCGACGCGACCTTCGCCGAGACCCGGGCCGAGCTGGCATGCCGCTTCTCCGACCCGCGCGAGGTGAGCCGTGTGTGCGGGTCCGTCTATGTCGAGGTGTGGTGGCTGGCCGGCTGCTGGACCGGCCACGACGGCGATGTCCGGGCCTGGATCGGGGAGATCCTGCGGCGCCGCGCTGATGATCGGGCACTGCCGCCGCGCCCCACCCGGTCCCGCCTGCTGAGCAGTCAGGAACGGGAACTCGCCGACCTGCTCGGCCGGGCCCCGGAGCAGATCAGTGGAAACGCGCGGACGGACCGGTATCAGCCGACGGCCGGAGACAACGACATCCGTGAGTAG